A DNA window from Trichosurus vulpecula isolate mTriVul1 chromosome 2, mTriVul1.pri, whole genome shotgun sequence contains the following coding sequences:
- the NEU3 gene encoding sialidase-3: protein MEERTSCCSSTTLFHQEGVGGITYRIPALLYIPPARVLLAFAEKRSTADDTDALYLVLRRGQRVGHSVEWGPQVSLMEATLPGFRTMNPCPVWERKNGRIFLFFICVRDHVTEQQQICSGKNAARLCFVSSADHGHSWSQIKDLTDEVIGEEVEHWATFAVGPGHGVQLQSERLVIPAYAYRLSRWSCLGSPFWFRARPHSLMFYSDDLGATWKHGQLIQSGLTIECEVAEVMNSNGCPVLYCSARTPGRCRAEALSIDLGEHFEKPSLVRELHEPRHGCQGSVVSFRPSKGLQEDEAPDGGSGLSSQPASLVSSTPGPEQDSDKPQSSWLVYSHPTSKRHRINLGIYLNQAPLEATRWSQPWILHRGPSGYSDLAALEEGLFGCLFECGEKHECEQIAFHMFTDRELLSHIQDNCSGSGSERASPSNLD, encoded by the exons ATGGAAGAAAGGACATCATGCTGCTCCAGTACCACCCTGTTCCATCAGGAAGGAGTGGGGGGAATCACATATCGGATCCCAGCACTGCTCTATATCCCACCAGCCCGGGTATTGCTGGCCTTTGCAGAGAAGCGTTCCACAGCAGATGATACAGATGCACTTTATCTGGTGCTTCGACGAGGGCAGAGGGTGGGCCATTCTGTGGAG TGGGGGCCTCAAGTGTCCCTGATGGAAGCCACGTTGCCTGGATTCCGCACCATGAACCCCTGTCCCGTATGGGAGCGGAAGAATGGACGGatctttctgttcttcatttgTGTTCGCGACCATGTCACGGAGCAGCAGCAGATTTGTTCAGGGAAGAATGCCGCTCGACTGTGTTTTGTCTCGAGCGCAGACCATGGACATTCTTGGAGCCAGATCAAGGACTTGACTGACGAGGTCATTGGTGAggaggtagagcactgggctacGTTTGCTGTGGGACCTGGCCATGGGGTCCAGCTACAATCTGAGAGGCTGGTCATCCCTGCCTATGCTTATCGTTTGTCCCGCTGGTCCTGCCTGGGGTCCCCTTTCTGGTTTAGAGCCAGACCCCATTCTCTGATGTTTTACAGCGATGACTTGGGTGCTACCTGGAAACACGGGCAGCTCATCCAGTCTGGGCTGACCATAGAATGTGAGGTTGCAGAAGTGATGAATTCGAATGGCTGCCCTGTGTTATACTGCAGTGCCCGGACCCCTGGGAGGTGTCGGGCTGAAGCGCTCAGCATAGATCTGGGGGAGCACTTTGAGAAACCTTCCCTGGTCCGGGAGCTGCATGAGCCCCGCCATGGTTGCCAGGGAAGTGTTGTGAGCTTCAGGCCCAGTAAAGGCCTTCAGGAAGATGAAGCCCCAGATGGCGGCAGTGGACTCTCTAGCCAGCCAGCATCTCTGGTCAGCAGCACCCCTGGACCAGAGCAGGACAGCGACAAACCTCAAAGTTCATGGCTTGTTTATTCACACCCAACAAGCAAGAGGCATAGGATCAACCTCGGCATCTATCTGAACCAGGCCCCTCTGGAAGCTACTCGCTGGTCCCAGCCCTGGATTCTCCACAGGGGGCCCAGTGGTTACTCCGACCTGGCTGCCCTCGAAGAGGGCTTGTTTGGGTGCTTGTTTGAGTGTGGGGAGAAGCATGAGTGTGAACAGATCGCCTTCCATATGTTCACAGACCGAGAACTTCTAAGTCACATTCAGGACAACTGCTCTGGCTCCGGCTCAGAGAGGGCAAGCCCCTCAAATTTAGACTAG